Proteins from one Niallia circulans genomic window:
- the tuaC gene encoding teichuronic acid biosynthesis protein TuaC: MKILWITSVYPSKEQPGNGVFHETQVQALKKLGLNITVICPTPQNHAILRTLKKTYKRKSLPFLEVRNGVEVYRPIYTALPGQLRWAQPDKRIAKAVLETIQDKQIQFDMIHAHFAMPSGGAAHIVSRELQKPWLLTLHGSDVHVYPSFSRSANRAFKRSVHAADEVVAIGRNLAEAAQKKTGRKSVVLPIGINLSEFKYEEISREKVRKELQLPLDKKLITFIGRLVKEKGVYELVDSLNHLPDDMAVVLVGDGPARDDLKAHEQYGKRLFLPGQISNDKVKDFLQASDIFALPSYSEGMPTVVIEAISMKVPVVCTAVGGVPDLFGEYNHLLIQPKSVDSIVERVTDYTSGKYDLSVIKGNLFKSVQENFHVGRNAVILEERYRNLAFGQSHLTKH, translated from the coding sequence TAAAGAACAGCCTGGCAATGGCGTATTCCATGAGACACAGGTTCAAGCTTTAAAAAAACTCGGGCTAAATATAACAGTGATCTGCCCAACACCGCAAAATCATGCCATTTTAAGGACTTTGAAGAAAACATACAAGCGTAAGAGTTTGCCGTTCCTTGAAGTGCGAAACGGAGTTGAGGTTTATCGGCCAATCTACACAGCACTTCCAGGGCAACTCAGATGGGCACAGCCTGATAAAAGAATTGCTAAGGCCGTTTTGGAGACAATCCAAGATAAGCAAATTCAATTTGATATGATACACGCTCATTTTGCGATGCCATCAGGAGGTGCAGCCCATATCGTGTCACGAGAGCTGCAAAAACCATGGCTGCTTACACTGCACGGGAGCGATGTACATGTTTATCCCTCCTTCAGCAGGAGTGCGAACCGTGCATTTAAGCGCTCTGTTCATGCTGCTGATGAAGTAGTAGCTATTGGAAGAAATCTCGCTGAAGCAGCCCAGAAAAAGACGGGAAGAAAAAGCGTTGTTCTGCCGATTGGTATAAATCTGTCTGAATTTAAATATGAGGAAATCTCGAGGGAAAAGGTCAGAAAGGAGCTTCAGCTTCCTTTAGACAAAAAGCTGATTACCTTTATTGGCAGGCTTGTGAAGGAAAAAGGAGTTTACGAGCTTGTGGATAGTCTCAACCATTTGCCAGACGATATGGCTGTTGTGTTGGTCGGAGATGGTCCAGCGAGGGATGATTTGAAAGCACATGAACAATATGGAAAACGGTTGTTTCTGCCAGGGCAAATTAGTAATGATAAGGTGAAAGATTTCTTACAGGCAAGTGATATATTCGCATTACCTTCCTATTCTGAAGGAATGCCAACTGTTGTTATTGAGGCAATTTCTATGAAAGTACCAGTTGTCTGCACAGCAGTTGGAGGTGTCCCTGACCTTTTCGGTGAGTACAATCATTTGCTAATCCAGCCAAAATCAGTCGACAGCATTGTTGAAAGAGTAACGGACTATACATCAGGTAAATATGATCTTTCAGTTATTAAAGGAAACTTGTTTAAGTCAGTACAAGAAAACTTTCATGTAGGCAGGAATGCCGTAATCTTAGAAGAACGCTATCGAAATCTGGCATTTGGTCAAAGTCATTTAACAAAGCATTAA
- the tuaE gene encoding teichuronic acid biosynthesis protein TuaE, translated as MESKQLVRQTIGALIVVMVLLPLLYAMREADMRLALLLLVSLGGLLLFLYLKSTFGLEDMARGAVYATLVTTFLNQSILSVNIGFFSLFLYRILLIAAVATYFLYTLSEKGLKADFNRISVKGIWLFLAIWLAYGTVSMLWSKSIIDNFKYMSLMWMGVLFVYLANVIFTRISRLLIFYGIWMGMTIFLLVLGLMNHFLRIQLPSSSLYGAGEYRNGFPTAVFTNQNDFATFLSITFFFYVAAAKNSSSLKVRIPALFLSILTLYVIYLTESRAGILAVIIGLCLYVFLLVSDKVKKLLLIGSVSVAGIAIVLLSGRILDKLQLAFTQASYYGATETMPSNLARINLLRNTLQYIVDTFGLGVGAGNISYYLKHHSAFSTGGVLQVHNWLAEIAGNFGIFILLGYIGLILSLFIQLYRIYRKANGRAYKMLLEASMVGLAAFLASSISPSTISNLYFHWVLMGFIISVLSVFKNRLNTVDKGIGIHER; from the coding sequence ATGGAAAGCAAGCAACTAGTCCGCCAGACAATTGGAGCGCTAATCGTTGTCATGGTGTTACTCCCCCTTCTTTATGCGATGAGGGAAGCCGATATGAGGCTTGCGCTTCTTCTGCTTGTGAGCTTAGGGGGGCTGCTCCTTTTTTTATATTTAAAATCGACGTTTGGCTTGGAGGATATGGCGAGGGGGGCAGTATATGCAACCCTCGTTACTACCTTTTTGAATCAGTCTATTTTAAGCGTCAACATTGGTTTTTTTAGTTTATTTCTGTACAGAATTTTACTCATTGCCGCAGTAGCCACTTATTTCCTGTATACACTCTCAGAGAAAGGTCTTAAAGCAGATTTTAATAGAATTTCTGTTAAAGGTATTTGGCTGTTTTTAGCTATTTGGCTTGCGTATGGCACTGTATCAATGCTTTGGTCGAAATCAATTATTGATAACTTCAAGTATATGTCTCTCATGTGGATGGGGGTGTTATTCGTATACTTGGCTAATGTTATATTTACACGAATATCCCGTCTATTAATCTTTTACGGAATTTGGATGGGAATGACCATCTTTTTGTTGGTGCTTGGTTTAATGAACCATTTCCTTCGTATTCAACTGCCGAGCTCGAGTCTTTATGGTGCTGGTGAATATAGAAATGGCTTTCCAACCGCTGTGTTTACGAACCAGAATGATTTTGCCACGTTTTTAAGCATTACCTTCTTTTTCTATGTGGCAGCAGCCAAAAACAGCAGTAGTTTAAAGGTACGGATACCTGCGCTTTTTTTGAGTATTTTAACCCTTTATGTCATCTACTTGACGGAGTCACGCGCAGGCATACTTGCAGTCATTATTGGGCTGTGCTTATATGTCTTCCTGCTGGTAAGTGACAAAGTGAAAAAGCTGCTTTTAATAGGTTCTGTCTCTGTAGCAGGGATTGCTATTGTTTTACTCTCTGGAAGAATATTAGACAAACTCCAGCTGGCTTTCACACAAGCAAGCTATTATGGTGCAACTGAAACAATGCCCTCCAACTTAGCGAGAATAAATTTGCTGCGAAACACCCTTCAGTATATCGTTGATACTTTTGGATTGGGCGTGGGAGCAGGAAATATTTCTTATTATTTAAAGCATCATTCAGCCTTTTCAACAGGCGGTGTATTGCAAGTGCATAACTGGCTGGCCGAAATAGCTGGCAACTTTGGGATCTTTATTCTTCTCGGTTATATCGGGTTAATCCTTTCGTTATTTATCCAATTGTACAGGATCTACAGAAAGGCTAACGGACGTGCTTATAAAATGCTTTTAGAGGCAAGCATGGTCGGACTGGCAGCATTTTTGGCATCTAGTATCAGCCCGAGTACAATCAGTAATTTGTATTTTCATTGGGTATTGATGGGCTTTATCATTTCCGTTTTGTCAGTATTTAAAAACAGACTTAACACCGTGGATAAGGGGATTGGAATTCATGAAAGATAG
- the tuaG gene encoding teichuronic acid biosynthesis protein TuaG, producing MPSYNSKGFISDSIQSVMSQTYSNWELIIVDDCSTDGTQALLAEWEQADKRIQVKHRKENGGAAMARNMAIDNASGRYIAFLDSDDRWKPNKLELQLGFMQENSYAFTFSSYEYISRDGESLKKWVHAPKVISYQDMLKNTIVGCLTVIVDRSIVGPFQMPNIRTRQDLATWLSILKKGHNAYGMTEILAEYRVGNDSISNNKWKSAQKTWFVYREIERLNLAKAAWCFSHYAYHAIRKRM from the coding sequence ATGCCGTCTTACAATAGCAAGGGTTTTATTTCTGATAGTATTCAGTCTGTGATGAGTCAGACTTACTCCAATTGGGAGCTGATTATTGTTGATGATTGCTCAACAGATGGAACTCAAGCGCTTTTGGCTGAGTGGGAACAAGCAGATAAACGGATACAAGTGAAGCACAGAAAAGAAAATGGCGGGGCAGCCATGGCACGAAATATGGCGATAGATAATGCTTCTGGAAGATATATTGCCTTTTTAGACAGTGATGACAGGTGGAAGCCAAATAAGCTTGAGTTGCAGCTTGGTTTTATGCAGGAGAACAGCTATGCTTTTACATTCTCTTCCTATGAATATATATCAAGAGATGGAGAATCACTTAAGAAGTGGGTCCATGCTCCAAAGGTCATCTCCTATCAAGATATGCTGAAAAATACAATCGTAGGCTGTCTAACAGTTATAGTTGATCGAAGCATTGTTGGACCATTCCAAATGCCGAATATACGGACCCGGCAGGACTTGGCAACATGGCTTAGCATCTTAAAAAAAGGGCATAACGCTTATGGAATGACTGAGATACTTGCAGAATACCGAGTTGGCAATGACTCTATCTCAAATAATAAGTGGAAGTCAGCTCAAAAGACATGGTTTGTCTATCGGGAAATTGAGAGACTTAATCTTGCTAAAGCAGCATGGTGTTTTTCGCATTATGCCTACCATGCGATAAGAAAAAGAATGTAA
- a CDS encoding NAD-dependent epimerase/dehydratase family protein, translating into MSRVVITGGAGFIGSHIAEELLANNYEVIVIDNLTTGNYRNISHLPIRLYEYDITDSSSIDFIASLEPEYIIHQAAQVSVAESVHDILHDENVNVKGSLHVIKAAIKASVKKLVFASSAAVYGNPVFLPVTTDHPTMPESPYGLTKLTVERYLQMAYKFYQLPYSILRYSNVYGPRQDAKGEGGVVSIFADKIAEGKAPVIFGDGEQTRDFIYVKDVAKANVKALNAQGNICVNISTQTQITVNALWETMVRAGDMQLKAEHKDARPGDILHSTLCNEKTLELLDWAPQTSLEDGLKDTLAFTRSLLQGTN; encoded by the coding sequence ATGAGCAGAGTAGTTATAACAGGAGGAGCAGGATTTATTGGTTCCCATATTGCAGAAGAGTTGTTAGCAAATAATTATGAAGTGATTGTGATAGATAACTTAACTACAGGTAATTATCGAAATATTAGCCATCTTCCAATTAGATTGTACGAATATGATATTACCGATTCCTCCAGCATAGATTTCATTGCTTCTCTAGAACCAGAGTACATTATCCATCAAGCAGCTCAAGTGAGTGTTGCCGAATCAGTCCATGACATTCTGCATGATGAAAATGTTAATGTGAAGGGGTCATTGCATGTTATTAAAGCAGCTATAAAAGCGTCTGTTAAAAAGCTCGTGTTTGCATCATCTGCAGCCGTCTATGGAAATCCGGTTTTCTTGCCTGTTACAACAGATCATCCGACAATGCCAGAATCTCCGTATGGGTTAACTAAGCTTACGGTGGAGAGGTATTTGCAAATGGCTTATAAGTTTTACCAGTTGCCATACAGCATTCTTCGTTACAGTAATGTTTACGGTCCAAGACAGGATGCAAAGGGCGAAGGTGGTGTCGTCTCTATTTTTGCTGACAAGATAGCTGAAGGAAAAGCACCAGTTATATTTGGAGATGGAGAGCAGACAAGGGACTTCATTTATGTAAAGGATGTCGCAAAAGCAAATGTTAAAGCCTTAAATGCTCAAGGCAATATATGTGTAAATATTTCAACTCAGACGCAAATCACAGTCAATGCGTTATGGGAGACAATGGTAAGAGCAGGTGATATGCAATTAAAGGCAGAGCACAAGGATGCGAGACCTGGGGATATTTTGCATAGTACCTTATGTAATGAAAAAACGTTAGAACTATTAGATTGGGCCCCGCAAACAAGCCTGGAGGATGGTTTGAAGGATACGTTAGCTTTTACGAGAAGTCTGCTCCAAGGCACAAATTGA